From Aquabacter sp. L1I39, the proteins below share one genomic window:
- a CDS encoding chloramphenicol acetyltransferase, whose translation MKKLGVDPTIDPTAQVKLCQLGRYTEVGARTKLLEVEMGDYSYIAGDAEVAYSQIGKFCSIAAMTRINPGNHPMWRASQSHFTYRAAAYFDDAEDEPGFFQWRREQPVRMGHDVWVGHGAVILPGRTIGTGSIVAAGAVVTRDVPPYAIVGGVPAQVIKWRFPEDVAERLMALAWWDWEHQRLREALEDFRQLTVHAFLEKHGG comes from the coding sequence ATGAAGAAGCTCGGCGTTGATCCCACCATCGACCCAACGGCGCAGGTGAAGCTGTGCCAGCTTGGCCGCTACACCGAGGTGGGCGCGCGGACAAAGCTGCTGGAAGTGGAGATGGGGGACTATTCCTACATCGCCGGGGATGCGGAAGTCGCCTATAGCCAGATCGGCAAGTTCTGCTCCATCGCGGCGATGACGCGGATCAATCCCGGCAACCACCCCATGTGGCGGGCCAGCCAGTCTCATTTCACCTATCGCGCTGCCGCCTATTTCGACGATGCGGAAGATGAACCCGGCTTCTTCCAGTGGCGCCGGGAGCAGCCGGTGCGCATGGGGCATGATGTGTGGGTGGGGCACGGGGCCGTCATCCTGCCCGGCCGCACCATTGGCACCGGGTCCATCGTGGCCGCGGGCGCCGTGGTAACGCGCGACGTGCCGCCTTATGCGATCGTTGGCGGCGTGCCGGCCCAGGTCATCAAGTGGCGCTTTCCCGAGGATGTGGCGGAACGCCTGATGGCGCTGGCCTGGTGGGACTGGGAGCATCAGCGCCTGCGGGAGGCGCTGGAGGATTTCCGCCAGCTCACCGTGCACGCTTTCCTGGAAAAGCACGGCGGCTGA
- a CDS encoding DUF1045 domain-containing protein encodes MAPRYAVYLAPAPDSALWQFGSRVLGYDAVTGEDLPPLDLAGFDASSWHDLTAEPRQYGFHGTLKPPFRLAPGVSEADAIAAFTALAGQYHAFELPPLEVKGIGSFIALVPSAPTPVLNDLAGELVAQLDHLRAPLTVAEIAKRNPDRLSERQVRLLEQYGYPYVMEEFRFHMTLSGALEADAAIHVQNTLADAFAASGAHLPLMVEDLALFRQEAPGARFHQFARAPLHPL; translated from the coding sequence ATGGCCCCGCGCTACGCCGTATATCTCGCCCCCGCGCCAGACAGCGCCCTCTGGCAGTTCGGCTCCCGGGTTCTCGGCTATGACGCGGTGACGGGGGAAGACCTGCCGCCGCTCGATCTGGCGGGCTTCGATGCCTCTTCCTGGCACGACCTGACGGCCGAACCGCGGCAATACGGCTTTCACGGCACGCTGAAGCCCCCCTTCCGCCTCGCGCCGGGAGTGTCGGAGGCCGATGCCATCGCCGCCTTCACCGCCCTTGCCGGCCAGTACCACGCCTTCGAGCTGCCGCCGCTGGAGGTGAAGGGCATCGGTTCCTTCATCGCCTTGGTCCCGTCCGCGCCCACCCCGGTGCTGAACGATCTGGCCGGCGAACTGGTGGCGCAACTCGACCATCTGCGCGCGCCCCTGACCGTCGCCGAGATCGCCAAGCGCAATCCCGACCGCCTCTCCGAGCGGCAGGTGCGGCTGCTGGAGCAATATGGCTATCCCTATGTGATGGAAGAGTTCCGCTTCCACATGACCCTGTCGGGCGCGCTGGAGGCGGACGCGGCGATCCATGTGCAGAACACACTCGCCGATGCCTTTGCCGCCTCCGGCGCCCATCTGCCGCTGATGGTGGAGGATCTCGCCCTGTTCCGGCAGGAGGCGCCGGGCGCGCGCTTCCACCAGTTCGCCCGCGCGCCGCTCCATCCTCTCTGA
- a CDS encoding alpha-D-ribose 1-methylphosphonate 5-triphosphate diphosphatase has product METIYTNAILVLDDRLASGTIVVRDGTIAEVAEGRSTLPGAQDCEGDVLSPGLIDLHTDALEGHFVPRPKVVWPDARAAALAHDGQVVSAGVTTVYDAISAGGFDQAKSVRRELFTLMLDAVEANQSLFRADHQIHLRCELTDPGVVDLVEQQLSRPVVTLASLMDHTPGARQWRNLEHLRTFLLGIGKTAEDVEVELAERTERGRAAVQDNHERMVALLAGTGIVLASHDDTLPEHVHDAKASGCTISEFPTTLEAARTAHAEGLTTIGGAPNVVRGGSHSGGVAMKDLMAEGLLDALASDYVPASLLQAATRLGRSDAIGLPRALALVTSAPARMAGLSDRGRLAAGLRADLLRFRMVGDTPVVREVCVKGERVF; this is encoded by the coding sequence ATGGAGACGATCTACACCAACGCCATCCTGGTCCTGGACGACCGCCTCGCCTCAGGGACCATCGTGGTCCGCGACGGCACCATCGCTGAGGTCGCCGAAGGCCGTAGCACGCTGCCCGGCGCGCAGGATTGCGAGGGTGATGTCCTCTCCCCCGGCCTCATCGACCTGCACACCGATGCGCTGGAAGGCCATTTCGTGCCCCGGCCCAAGGTCGTCTGGCCCGACGCCCGCGCCGCTGCGCTCGCCCATGACGGGCAGGTGGTGTCCGCCGGCGTCACCACCGTCTACGACGCCATTTCGGCGGGAGGGTTCGACCAGGCTAAGTCCGTGCGGCGCGAATTGTTCACGCTGATGCTGGATGCGGTGGAAGCGAACCAGTCCCTCTTCCGGGCCGATCACCAGATCCATCTGCGGTGCGAACTGACCGATCCTGGCGTGGTGGACTTGGTGGAGCAGCAGCTCTCGCGCCCCGTGGTCACCCTCGCCTCGCTCATGGACCATACGCCCGGCGCCCGGCAATGGCGCAACCTGGAGCATCTGCGCACCTTCCTCCTCGGCATTGGCAAGACCGCCGAGGATGTGGAGGTGGAACTGGCCGAGCGCACCGAGCGCGGCCGCGCGGCGGTGCAGGACAATCACGAGCGGATGGTGGCGCTGCTCGCCGGCACCGGCATCGTCCTGGCGAGCCACGACGACACGCTGCCGGAGCATGTGCATGATGCGAAGGCCTCCGGCTGCACCATTTCCGAGTTCCCCACCACGCTTGAGGCGGCCCGCACCGCCCATGCGGAGGGCCTGACCACCATCGGTGGGGCCCCGAACGTGGTGCGCGGCGGCTCCCATTCCGGCGGCGTAGCCATGAAGGACCTCATGGCCGAGGGCCTTCTGGATGCGCTCGCCTCCGACTATGTGCCAGCAAGCCTCCTCCAGGCAGCGACCCGGCTGGGCCGGTCCGATGCGATCGGCTTGCCGCGCGCGCTCGCGCTCGTCACCAGCGCACCGGCGCGCATGGCCGGGCTTTCCGATCGCGGCCGCCTAGCTGCTGGCCTACGCGCCGACCTGCTGCGTTTCCGCATGGTGGGAGACACGCCCGTCGTGCGCGAGGTCTGCGTGAAGGGCGAAAGGGTCTTCTGA
- the argB gene encoding acetylglutamate kinase — MSEQDPAGQDPAGEAQGQLLAEVLTKALPYMQRYDDSIVVVKYGGHAMGNESVARTFAEDIVLLEQSGVNPVVVHGGGPQIGAMLTKLGIKSEFAAGLRITDKATVEIVEMVLAGSINKQIVGFINAAGGTAIGLCGKDGNMVVARKASRVVTDPGSNIEQEIDLGFVGEPERVDTTVLDQILRRELIPVLAPVAAAADGGTYNVNADTFAGAIAGALGAKRLLMLTDVPGVLDKNKNLIPRLTVEEAERLIADGTISGGMIPKVETCIYALEQGVEGVVILDGKVPHAVLLELLTDGGAGTLITR, encoded by the coding sequence ATGAGCGAGCAAGACCCCGCAGGTCAGGACCCCGCCGGCGAAGCGCAAGGCCAGCTCCTGGCCGAGGTGCTCACCAAGGCCCTCCCCTACATGCAGCGCTACGATGATTCCATCGTGGTGGTGAAATATGGCGGCCACGCCATGGGCAACGAAAGCGTCGCCCGCACCTTCGCCGAAGACATCGTGCTGCTGGAGCAGTCCGGCGTGAATCCCGTGGTGGTGCATGGGGGCGGCCCGCAGATCGGAGCCATGCTCACCAAGCTCGGCATCAAGTCGGAATTCGCGGCCGGCCTGCGCATCACCGACAAGGCCACGGTGGAAATCGTGGAAATGGTGCTGGCCGGATCCATCAACAAGCAGATCGTCGGTTTCATCAATGCGGCGGGCGGCACGGCCATCGGCCTGTGCGGCAAGGACGGCAACATGGTGGTGGCCCGCAAGGCCAGCCGCGTGGTGACGGATCCCGGCAGCAATATCGAGCAGGAAATCGACCTCGGCTTCGTGGGCGAGCCCGAGCGGGTGGACACCACCGTGCTCGACCAGATCCTGCGGCGGGAACTGATCCCCGTCCTCGCTCCCGTTGCGGCGGCGGCCGATGGCGGCACCTATAACGTGAACGCCGACACCTTCGCCGGGGCCATTGCCGGTGCGCTCGGCGCCAAGCGCCTGCTCATGCTGACCGACGTACCGGGCGTTCTGGACAAGAACAAGAACCTGATCCCCCGCCTGACCGTGGAGGAGGCCGAGCGGCTGATCGCCGACGGCACCATTTCGGGCGGTATGATTCCCAAGGTGGAAACCTGCATCTATGCCCTGGAACAGGGCGTGGAAGGGGTGGTCATCCTCGACGGCAAGGTGCCTCATGCGGTGCTGCTGGAACTGCTGACCGATGGCGGAGCCGGTACGCTGATCACCCGCTGA
- a CDS encoding porin, translated as MLESPQGGNTMDTVGTEGRSRIDFEAVTPTDFGDARIVGKLRLSSLTGTRTATIANNAEYTFAPGVQLKAIPEAAYLSVGGFTMGIAPSNYALMPTNMYTGTPWTQYTNGVFQLAYKHDLGSGWSATGAIERGAAWAYNMSVNRPMSAFYLVGNIKWEQHWGWLALQGVLNTNPLETADSDVWAQAPVPLDQGTVLYGAHASGYSYKVGGAIGVTANVKLPQLGKGDQLWLTANYANGNIGALLAAGGLSNISTQNNGSLLGGILRVDQNMMVVSGNGQDVPYAFKTVQGFNLAAMLTHYWSDKWRSNFNVGFVQIDPPKPAAVDPNATYSYIPQWGRGQLYSTAAQPHLFRL; from the coding sequence ATGCTGGAGTCACCCCAGGGTGGCAACACGATGGACACCGTGGGAACGGAAGGGCGCAGCCGCATCGATTTCGAGGCCGTCACGCCAACCGATTTCGGCGACGCGCGCATCGTCGGCAAGCTGCGCCTTTCCAGCCTCACCGGCACACGGACGGCCACCATCGCCAACAATGCGGAATATACGTTTGCGCCGGGCGTGCAACTGAAGGCCATCCCCGAGGCCGCCTATCTCAGCGTCGGCGGCTTCACCATGGGCATCGCACCCTCCAATTACGCGCTGATGCCGACCAACATGTATACCGGCACCCCGTGGACGCAATATACCAACGGCGTCTTCCAACTGGCTTACAAGCACGACCTCGGCTCCGGCTGGTCGGCGACTGGCGCCATCGAGCGGGGCGCGGCCTGGGCCTATAACATGTCCGTCAACCGGCCCATGTCGGCCTTCTATCTGGTGGGCAACATCAAGTGGGAGCAGCACTGGGGCTGGCTGGCCCTGCAGGGTGTCCTGAACACCAACCCGCTGGAGACGGCAGATTCCGACGTATGGGCTCAGGCCCCGGTCCCGCTCGACCAGGGTACGGTTCTTTATGGGGCCCACGCCTCCGGCTATTCCTACAAGGTCGGCGGCGCCATCGGCGTGACGGCCAATGTGAAGCTGCCTCAATTGGGGAAGGGCGACCAACTCTGGCTGACGGCCAACTATGCCAACGGCAACATCGGCGCCTTGCTCGCCGCAGGTGGCCTCAGCAACATTTCCACGCAGAACAACGGCTCGCTCCTGGGCGGCATCCTGCGTGTCGACCAGAACATGATGGTGGTGTCCGGCAACGGCCAGGACGTGCCTTACGCCTTCAAGACCGTCCAGGGCTTCAATCTGGCGGCCATGCTGACGCACTATTGGTCCGACAAATGGCGGTCCAACTTCAATGTCGGCTTTGTCCAGATAGATCCGCCCAAGCCCGCAGCGGTCGACCCGAACGCAACCTATTCCTACATTCCACAATGGGGCCGCGGCCAGCTCTACTCCACCGCCGCCCAGCCTCATCTATTCCGTCTATGA
- a CDS encoding pyrimidine 5'-nucleotidase codes for MIETPSPAFRDVDTWVFDLDNTLYPARHDLWGQIDARMRDYIAGLLGLTLDDAFKLQKDYYRRYGTSLRGLMIEHGIEPDAFLDHVHDVDLSRLDPSPRLAAAIEALPGKKLVYTNGSERHARNVLSKLGMDQHFAAVHDIVAAEFHPKPTPDAYGRFLDAYGVDPSRAAMFEDLARNLEVPHRLGMVTILVVPPGERLEAREAWEFEGREDAYVDFVTEDLAGFLEQVGS; via the coding sequence ATGATCGAAACCCCTTCTCCCGCCTTTCGCGACGTCGACACCTGGGTGTTCGATCTCGACAATACACTCTATCCGGCCCGCCATGACCTGTGGGGCCAGATCGACGCACGCATGCGGGACTACATTGCCGGCCTCCTGGGCCTCACCCTCGACGACGCCTTCAAGCTCCAGAAGGACTATTATCGTCGCTACGGCACCTCGCTCCGCGGCCTCATGATCGAGCACGGCATTGAGCCAGATGCGTTCCTGGATCATGTCCACGACGTGGACCTGTCTCGGCTCGACCCCTCCCCGCGCCTCGCCGCCGCCATCGAGGCGCTGCCCGGCAAGAAGCTCGTCTACACCAACGGATCGGAACGCCACGCACGCAATGTGCTGTCCAAGCTCGGCATGGACCAGCACTTCGCGGCGGTCCATGACATAGTTGCGGCGGAATTCCACCCCAAACCCACACCTGATGCGTATGGGAGGTTCCTGGATGCCTACGGGGTGGACCCCAGCCGCGCCGCCATGTTCGAGGACCTGGCGCGCAATCTGGAGGTTCCGCACCGGCTCGGCATGGTCACCATTCTTGTGGTCCCCCCGGGGGAACGGCTGGAGGCGCGGGAAGCCTGGGAGTTCGAGGGCAGGGAGGATGCCTATGTGGATTTCGTCACGGAGGACCTTGCCGGCTTCCTTGAGCAAGTGGGGTCTTAG
- a CDS encoding GGDEF domain-containing protein — MAAANAAARTLLHLPPQGLPPLTRLDALLGDWAMVRLSAHVQTRPPGDRLLLPLERQASPAVLAVRHARLPAPDEGYLLTLEPAIGHQEGEARGWAELAQDVLSGLPVGLKIFDLDYNQVFSNAVADDMFARPASGEHLHLEDWWAQAFPEEEARSRAMAEWRHRLSLLRLQSSQFAQTDWDVRCRDGTTRTIQFRFGVIGELYVMACWDITARRRMEEELRRLAGTDALTGLGNRRMFMERGEAAFHHALLSGARLSVLIFDMDRFKWINDRHGHAAGDAVLREVSGRCRAELRPHDVFARLGGEEFAILISGADLEGAERVAHRLARAIASAPVHTPTAPLEVRASFGVASLTPEDANLEAIIERADRALYLAKARGRNMVVVADGTEAR, encoded by the coding sequence GTGGCTGCGGCCAACGCGGCGGCACGCACCCTGCTGCACCTTCCTCCCCAAGGCCTGCCACCGCTCACGCGGCTCGACGCGCTCTTGGGGGACTGGGCCATGGTGCGCCTGTCCGCGCATGTGCAGACGCGCCCACCTGGGGACCGGTTGCTCCTGCCGCTGGAGCGGCAGGCCTCTCCGGCGGTGCTGGCTGTGCGCCACGCCCGACTGCCGGCGCCGGACGAGGGCTATCTGCTGACGCTCGAACCCGCGATTGGCCATCAGGAAGGCGAGGCGCGCGGCTGGGCGGAGCTCGCGCAGGACGTGCTTTCCGGCCTGCCGGTGGGCTTGAAGATATTCGACCTCGACTACAATCAGGTGTTTTCCAACGCCGTCGCCGACGACATGTTTGCGCGCCCCGCGTCCGGAGAACACCTGCATCTTGAGGATTGGTGGGCGCAAGCCTTTCCGGAGGAGGAGGCGCGCAGCCGAGCCATGGCCGAATGGCGGCACCGCCTGTCGCTGCTGCGTCTTCAATCCAGCCAGTTCGCCCAGACGGACTGGGATGTGCGCTGTCGGGACGGGACCACCCGCACCATCCAATTCCGGTTCGGCGTCATCGGTGAGCTTTATGTGATGGCGTGCTGGGACATCACTGCGCGCCGTCGCATGGAAGAGGAACTGCGCCGGCTCGCCGGCACCGACGCCCTTACGGGACTCGGCAACCGACGCATGTTCATGGAGCGCGGCGAAGCCGCCTTTCACCACGCCTTGCTGTCGGGCGCACGGCTTTCGGTGCTGATCTTCGACATGGACCGGTTCAAGTGGATCAACGACCGCCACGGCCATGCCGCAGGAGATGCGGTGCTGCGCGAGGTGTCGGGGCGCTGCCGGGCGGAGCTGCGCCCCCACGACGTGTTTGCTCGCCTCGGCGGCGAGGAGTTCGCCATTCTGATTTCCGGTGCCGACCTGGAGGGGGCCGAGCGCGTCGCCCATCGCTTGGCGCGCGCCATCGCCTCCGCTCCGGTACACACCCCCACTGCCCCCTTGGAGGTCCGCGCCAGCTTCGGCGTCGCCAGTCTGACCCCGGAGGATGCGAACCTGGAGGCCATCATCGAGCGCGCGGACCGGGCGCTCTATCTCGCCAAGGCGCGCGGGCGGAACATGGTGGTCGTCGCCGACGGCACCGAAGCCCGCTGA
- a CDS encoding GNAT family N-acetyltransferase, with amino-acid sequence MTHHIRTLTADEVEIAISWAAREGWNPGTGDAAAFLAQDPDGFIGLFEAGELASVISAVTYGPAFGFIGFYICRPDMRGQGYGRAVWYSALERLGSRVVGLDGVLDQVDNYARSGFVLAHRNIRYGGLPHAPAAPHPDIKALDALLVPAVMAFDRRHFLFDRPGFLSRWLLPTEGRAFAAHKDGGIAGYCVVRRCGSGHKIGPLFAPDAATARALYGAACGHAHAAAPGEPIFLDVPEPHAAAREMAQEAGLTPVFETARMYRGAAPALPLDRIFGITTFELG; translated from the coding sequence ATGACACATCACATTCGCACCCTGACCGCCGATGAGGTGGAGATCGCCATCTCCTGGGCCGCACGGGAAGGGTGGAATCCCGGCACAGGGGATGCGGCCGCCTTCCTGGCCCAGGATCCTGACGGCTTCATCGGCCTGTTCGAGGCCGGTGAGCTTGCCAGCGTCATCTCGGCCGTCACCTATGGCCCCGCCTTCGGCTTCATCGGCTTCTACATTTGTCGCCCGGACATGCGCGGCCAAGGCTATGGCCGCGCGGTGTGGTATTCAGCCCTGGAGCGGCTGGGGTCCCGGGTGGTGGGGCTCGACGGGGTTCTCGACCAGGTGGACAATTATGCCCGCTCGGGCTTTGTCCTCGCCCACCGCAACATCCGCTATGGCGGCCTGCCGCATGCGCCCGCGGCTCCCCATCCGGACATCAAGGCCCTAGACGCGCTTCTCGTCCCGGCCGTGATGGCGTTTGATCGCCGCCACTTCCTGTTCGACCGGCCGGGCTTCCTCTCCCGCTGGCTCCTGCCCACGGAGGGACGCGCCTTCGCCGCCCACAAGGACGGGGGCATTGCCGGCTATTGCGTGGTCCGCCGCTGCGGCAGCGGACACAAGATCGGCCCGCTCTTTGCCCCGGACGCGGCGACCGCCCGCGCGCTCTATGGGGCGGCATGCGGCCATGCCCACGCGGCGGCGCCAGGCGAGCCCATCTTTCTCGACGTGCCCGAGCCCCATGCCGCCGCCCGTGAGATGGCGCAAGAGGCCGGCCTCACGCCCGTGTTCGAGACCGCCCGCATGTATCGCGGCGCGGCGCCTGCCTTGCCCTTGGACCGGATCTTCGGCATCACCACCTTCGAGCTCGGATGA
- a CDS encoding TetR/AcrR family transcriptional regulator: protein MSWSKSDREGTRGYHHGNLKEALVRAALDLIGEKGPGGFTFAEAARAAGVSPAAPYRHFRDRDDLMAEVARRGFAAFADALEAAWDRGWPDPRTALERLGRAYLAFARTQPAFYAAMFEANVPADATPEVRAEGDRAFGALRSAAEAVAATLPSRPPAMMLALHIWSLAHGIADLFGRGDKARRSLPMSPEELLEAGVLVYLQGLGAGPRD, encoded by the coding sequence ATGAGCTGGTCGAAATCGGACCGAGAGGGCACGCGCGGCTACCACCACGGCAACCTGAAGGAAGCCCTGGTGCGCGCCGCCCTCGACCTGATCGGCGAAAAGGGACCCGGCGGCTTCACCTTCGCGGAGGCGGCGCGGGCGGCCGGCGTGAGCCCCGCCGCGCCCTACCGCCATTTCCGGGATCGCGACGACCTGATGGCCGAGGTGGCCCGGCGCGGCTTTGCTGCCTTCGCCGATGCGCTGGAAGCGGCCTGGGACCGGGGCTGGCCCGATCCGCGCACCGCGCTTGAGCGGCTGGGCCGGGCCTATCTGGCGTTCGCCCGCACCCAGCCGGCCTTCTATGCGGCCATGTTCGAGGCCAACGTGCCCGCCGACGCCACGCCGGAAGTGCGGGCGGAAGGCGACCGCGCCTTCGGCGCCCTGCGCAGCGCAGCGGAAGCGGTGGCGGCAACCTTGCCTTCCCGGCCCCCGGCCATGATGCTGGCGCTTCACATCTGGTCGCTGGCCCATGGCATCGCTGACCTCTTCGGTCGCGGCGACAAGGCGCGCCGCAGCCTGCCCATGTCGCCGGAAGAGCTCTTGGAGGCGGGCGTCTTGGTCTATCTCCAGGGCCTCGGCGCCGGCCCGCGCGACTGA
- a CDS encoding DUF2852 domain-containing protein, with the protein MTLVSKLDGLGTGAWIALAVLGFVFWWPAGLAVLAFTLFSGRVGCGHRMARWQDKMDRMCGGGRGPGPWGFGGPPSSGNRAFDEYRSETLRRLEEEQKEFKDFLERLRMAKDKAEFDQFMAERRRTGRASDQPEAPQPQD; encoded by the coding sequence GTGACACTCGTATCGAAACTGGATGGCCTCGGCACCGGGGCGTGGATCGCGTTGGCGGTCCTCGGCTTCGTGTTCTGGTGGCCGGCGGGCCTGGCGGTCCTCGCCTTCACCCTCTTCTCCGGGCGCGTGGGCTGCGGACATCGTATGGCCCGCTGGCAGGATAAGATGGACCGCATGTGCGGCGGCGGCCGCGGGCCGGGCCCCTGGGGCTTCGGTGGCCCGCCCTCCTCGGGCAACCGGGCCTTTGACGAATACCGCTCCGAGACGCTGCGGCGCCTCGAGGAGGAGCAGAAGGAGTTCAAGGACTTCCTGGAGCGGCTGCGGATGGCCAAGGACAAGGCCGAGTTCGACCAGTTCATGGCCGAACGCCGCCGCACCGGCCGCGCCAGCGACCAGCCCGAAGCGCCCCAGCCACAGGACTGA